In Desulfosudis oleivorans Hxd3, the DNA window GTGATGGAAAAGGATGCTGTTATCTATATAGCCGGCCATCGGGGTCTGGCCGGATCGGCTCTGGTAAGACAACTGGAAGCACAGGGGTATACCGACCTGCTGACCCGGACCCATGCCGAACTGGACCTGACCTGCCAGGCTGACACAGAGTCCTTTTTTCAGGCCCACCGGCCGGCGTATGTGTTTATGGCGGCGGCAAAAGTGGGCGGCATTCTGGCCAACAATACTTTTCCGGCTGAGTTCATCTATCAGAACCTGGCCATTCAGACCAATATCATTCACGCGGCTTATCGTGCCGGGGTCCGGCGGTTGCTGTTTCTGGGCTCGTCGTGTATTTATCCCAGGGAGTGTCCTCAGCCCATGAAAGAGGGACACCTGCTCACCGGTCCCCTGGAGCCGACCAACGAGCCCTATGCCGTGGCCAAGATCGCGGGCATCAAGATGTGCCAGTCCTACAACCGGCAGTACAACACCCGGTTTGTGGCGGTGATGCCCACCAATCTTTACGGCCCCAATGATAATTTTGATCTGGAGACCAGCCACGTGCTGCCGGCCCTGATCCGCAAGTTTCACGAGGCCAAAAAAAGCGGCGCAAAAGATGTGGTTGTCTGGGGCACGGGCAAACCCCGGCGGGAGTTTCTGCATGTCGATGACCTGGCGCATGCCGGCCTGTTTATAATGAACCTGCCGGACGCCGATTTCGACCGGCTGGCCGGCGGCAGCGGTGCCCCGTTGATCAACATCGGCACGGGCAAAGACATTTCCATCGCCGAGCTGGCCGGGCTGATTAAAGAAATAACCGGGTTTGAAGGCGATATCCGTTTTGACGCGACAAAACCGGACGGCACCTTTCAGAAACTGCTGGACGTGTCCCGTATGACAGCCCTGGGATGGCAGGCAAAAACCGACCTGCGAACCGGAATCCAAAGCACCTACCAGTGGTGTCTGGATCATCATGTCTTCTGATTTATCTTTATTTTTCCTTGATTTACATATGATCAGGTGGTTAAATACGCATGTTCAAAAAATGAACATACGCTACTGATGGCATTGTCATGACGCGGTGTTCCGGACCTGCAAAGCCGCAGGCGCTGTTTCGTTTGACAATGGACAAGAGCTGATGGACAAAATCGATCTTCGTACATTGCAGATTTTAGAAGAGATTGGTCAGGACGGGCAGTTGAGCCAGCGACGGCTGGCCGATCGACTAGGGATTTCCCTGGGGCTGGTTAACTCTTTTGTCAAGCGGCTGGCCAATAAGGGGTATTTTAAAATCATCAATACACCGCCCAACCGGTTTGTATACGTGCTCACCCCCAAGGGGTTCGCGGAAAAGGCGAGGCTCTCTTATAAGTACATTACCTATTCCTACCGGTTTTACAGAAATGCCCGGCATCAGCTCCGCGAATTGTTTATCGAACTGACCGGAGCGGGAGTTGGATCGGTGGTGTTCGCCGGCATCAGCGATTTTGCGGAGATCGCCTATCTTTCCCTTCAGGAGGTTCCGGTGACCCTTGCAGGGGTTGTGGATGACGCAGACGGACGACATCTTTTTTTCGGTCATGTGGTGCGGCCGGTGCATGAGATTGCCGGTTTTTCTTATGATCGGGTTCTGATTACCGACATTGAGCATCACGAACGGCTGCAGACCCTCCTGGAGCAGATGGGAATCGCAAGGTCACGAATTCGGGTGCCATGAGGACGGTTTTGACGGAAGCCGGACAAAGCAATTACCGGTTTTCCCGGAATCGGCACAGTGCGGTTGAGTTCCGTTTTGATTAAAAAGTTGCATTTTCTTAATAGAGAGGATAAGCGGTATCCTGTTTTTTACTACAGAGGGATAGAACGGTATCCGTTTGATTTTTCGTCGACAGTGCATATTAATTTTTGAAATTTTGCCATGAAGCTCAATACAGTTGCCAGCGCAAACCACAGAGACTGGGGTCATATCGTTGATCTGGTCATACAGAAGTCCAAAGCCGGGTTGCGGGCCGAGGCCTCCCGCGGATATCTCGGGGTTTTGTGGTGGGTCCTTGAGCCTCTGCTGTACATGTCTATTTTCTATGTCATCTTTGTCCACCTGTTTCACCGGGGAGATGAGAACTTTATCATGTTCCTGCTGACCGGGCTGATCGTATGGAAATGGTTTGCCACAACCGTCATGAACGGCGCCAACAGTCTCATGGCCAACTCAAGCCTCATGAATCAGGTTTATTTGCCCAAAATAATCTTTCCATTGACTGCCGTTGTCACCAATACGTTTAAATTTTTGCTGATTCTTTCGCTGTTCCTTGTTTTTCTGCAATTTACGTCGATACAAGTGTCATGGACATGGCTTCTGCTGCCGTTGCTGGTGCTGACCCAGTTATTGTTGATGATCGGACTTTGCAGCCTGCTCGCAGCCATTATGCCCTTTTTCCCTGATCTGCAGGCCATCTTGCAAAACATCATGATGATGATGCTTTTTCTTTCCGGCGTTTTTTTTGATATCGGTCGGTTGCCGACGTCTGTCCAATCCTATTTCTGGTTAAATCCAATGGCGACTCTTATCGCCATGTATCGCAAGCTGCTGCTGGATGGTGTGGCGCCGGACTTTAAGCAACTTTTTTGGATTGTATTGTTTTCGCTGATGGTGCTGGCATTGTCACTAATGCTGCTGCGCCGTTTTGATCGGGTATACCCCAAAATTATTCTTTAAATATTCGTGCCGATGGTATCAAACACATTGAAAAGACAGACCCCCGCCACTGAAGACAAAATTCTGAGTCTGGAAAACATCGGCCTGTATTACAGCCGGCGCCAGGGGATTTTGAAACGTTCCCGCTTCTGGGCATTGAAGGACGTCTCTTTTGATCTGTATACCGGTGAAACCCTGGGTGTGATCGGCAGGAACGGAGTAGGCAAAAGCACTCTGCTGCGGGTTCTGGCCGGTATTGTGGCCCCTGATACCGGAAGGGTGGTGGTGCATCGCCCGGGACTTCGCATTTCCCTGATTTCCATTGGTGCAGGATTTGTCGGGCATTTAAGCGGCCGTGAGAATGCGATCCTGAGCGGCATGATGCTGGGCGCCAAGAAGGAGGAGATCCTTTCCCGAATGGATCAGATCATGGCTTTTGCCGATCTGGGCAGCTTCTTCGATGAACCGGTCAATACCTATTCTACCGGCATGCGCGCCCGTCTGGGTTTTTCCGCGGCGTATTATCTTGATCCGGATGTTATTCTGCTGGATGAAGTTCTGGGTGTGGGGGACGAAGCGTTTCGTATCAAATCTACTGACGCCATGAAGGAACGCATCAAGTCTGAAAAAACAGTGGTGCTGGTCTCCCACACCGTGCCCTTGATTCGGGAGCTTTGCGACCGGCTGGTATGGATTGAGGGTGGAAAGACCATGGCCCATGGCGATGTGGCCGATGTGCTGGATGCGTATCTGAGCGGTGCAGGGCAGGGGAGACCCCCGTCAAAGTAACGCATGTGAATCGGTTTTACGTTTAAAGGGTTGAGGATGAAACGGTTTTTTCTTATGACGCGGGGCCGTACCGGTTCTACGGCGATTGTTGATGAGCTGAACAATCTGAAGGGTGTTTTTGCGGAGCAGGAGATCTTCAGGAAAGGGGATTTCAGGGACGCTCTGAAAGAACCCTTCATGCAGGATTTTCAATTTCAGTTTGCGATTCCATTTGATTTGTGGAAACTCTGGAAGACGCAAGGGTCCTGGTGGCGGCAGACCTGGAAATGCATGTTTGATAATCGCCAGATGGCCGGTGATTACCTTCGGGAACTGGAGGAGATCATGGCACGAAGAAAAGACGCGTCGGCCTTTGGCTTTAAGGCGTTGAGTCACCACTTCAGCCAGAAGCCATTCCTTAAAAAAGTGCTGATCGATCAGGGCTATCGGGCGATCTATCTGACCCGTAACATCCCCCGCCAGGTGATTTCCGGTATGATCGCCAAACAGCGGGGCGTCTATAACCAGAAAGATTACAAGGACGACGGCCGCTATAGAATTGACCTTGACGAATTTGAGAGGTCGGTTGTGTATGGGATCCGGGGAGTTCAGAAAGATCTGACCTTTCTTCGGCGGCGCAGGTTTGATTTTATTGAAGTCTCCTATGAGGATTTTACCACTGACCGCGAAGCCTTTTTTGCGCGGGTGCTGGAGTTCCTGGATATCGCCTTTGAGGTGCCCAGGGCAAGCGACTACTCAGTTATGATTAAAGACCTGCGCCATACCGTTGAAAATTATGACGCCATTCTCAAGCGGGCATCGGCAATGGGTCTGGAAATCGCGTAGGGGAAGTGGTATCTGTAACCGGCTATAAAAAAGCATATCCCGCGCCAGTGAGGTTGTTGACAGGCTTTGTGTTTTATCTGAATCCCCGGCGAATTGAAGCGGCGCAAACAGTCGGGAACCGTTGGAGGGCTTAATGCCTTTGTTTCGAGACAACAGATCGATGCGGCACGATGCCTTACGTCACCCGCTGCCTTCGAATATTGCCATCTGGTCACCATCCGATGATGATGGCGTTTTCCCGCTCGATGGCTTGCGCCCCGCTATCCGTCATATAAACACGTCATCTAAAAAAAAAGGCGACCCCCTTGCCAGGCTGCGGGTGACCTGGATGGGAAGGTTTTACACAAAGCATTTCAAGCGGTACGCCTTTATTCGATGGCTGGCGTCCTGGCTGTGGCGCAACCTGTATCCGGTTTATCTCAATTTTATTGCGGGCCTTTCCATTTATTTCCGTAACAGGAAGGCGATGAGACGGCGGCGCCTGATAACCCTGACGGAATACGCGGCGGCGCAGCATCTGCAGAAAGTAAAACTGGCCGATGCCGGCCTGGTAAAAACACCGGCACCGGCAGTCTATCCTGCCGGTGACCGGGACTGCCTGCAATCACCTCACGAGGAGTACATATTTCCGGAAGTGTTTGTCGCCAGCATTAAAAACGGTATGGTCTATGGCGGCACCAATCTTATATTGCTTGAAGACCAGGTGATTTGCCACGACCTGTACGATTTCAAACGGGACTACACATCCGAGGAGATGCACGGCCGGACAGTGATTGACCCCGCAGGCCGCCGTATTCGATGGATACTCCATGATGAGACGCCTGAACAGATTCCCATGGCCGCCGCCTTTGTCGATGCCTGCGCGCCTAACTATGCCCACTGGATGACCGAGGTACTGCCCCGTATCGCCCTTTTTTGTAATGAGCCCCGGTTTAATCGTATTCCCATTGTGGTGAACGACGGGCTTCATGAAAACATAATGGAATCGCTGTTCTTCGTGGCCGGTCCGGAGCGTGAAATCATCACCCTGCCGATCGGCAGGGCCTTGGCCATCGACACCCTGTACCTAACATCAGTGGCCGGTTATGTGCCTTTTGAACGTCGCACCACCAAGCTTTCGGGACACTCTCACGGCAGGTTCAGCCCACGGGCGTTTGAACTGCTACGCGAGCGCATGGCAGTGCTTGACCCAAAGACCGGGAACCGGGACTGGCCGGAAAAAATTGTTTTGCACCGGAATTCGGGTTACAGAAAGGTCGTCAATATAGATGAAATCGAAAGTGAACTGGTCGGCCGGGGTTATGCTGTTGTTCAGCCTGAAAAGCTGACCTTTTTACAGCAGGTCCACCTGTTCAGCCATGTAAAGCATATCGTGGGATCATCCGGTTCGGCCCTGGCAAACATGATGTTTGCTCCAAAAGATGCGAAAATAATAATCCTTTTGAATAAACATCCGGATACCAGTTACTGGTATTGGCAGAACATGGCCTGCACCTGCGGTAACAGGATTCACTACGTGCTGGGAAAGTCGCGTGACATCGGTAACAACGGCATCCATGCTGATTTTGAAATCCGCATGGATCATCTGATTGCGTCGATAGAGGGAGAATCATGATGGGCAGGGAGAACATTCATCCTACGGCACTTGTTGATCCATGTGCCAAAATCGCCGATAAGGTGAAAATCGGCCCATTCAGTATTGTTCACGCCAATGTTGTCCTGGAGGAGGGCTGTGATATTGGTGCTTATTGCGAACTGGGAGTGAAAACCGCTTTGGGTGACGGCTCACCACTGCTGGTGGGTAAAAACGCCTTAATCCGATCCCACTCTGTTTTTTATGAATCTTCCTGTTTTGCCGAAGGCCTGACCACAGGACACCGTGTAACGGTACGAGAAAAAACCATTGCCGGGAAAAACCTTCAGATAGGCACACTGAGTGATATACAAGGTGATTGCGTGATCGGAGATTACGTCCGCTTCCACTCCAATGTACATATCGGAAAGGGGGCCTGTATCGGAAATTTTGTGTGGATTTTTCCATATGTTGTGCTTACAAATGATCCTCATCCGCCGAGTAGCGTATTGAAGGGTGTCACGGTGGAGGATTTCGCGGTCATTGCAACAATGACCGTGGTGTTGCCGGGTGTAAA includes these proteins:
- a CDS encoding ABC transporter permease, coding for MKLNTVASANHRDWGHIVDLVIQKSKAGLRAEASRGYLGVLWWVLEPLLYMSIFYVIFVHLFHRGDENFIMFLLTGLIVWKWFATTVMNGANSLMANSSLMNQVYLPKIIFPLTAVVTNTFKFLLILSLFLVFLQFTSIQVSWTWLLLPLLVLTQLLLMIGLCSLLAAIMPFFPDLQAILQNIMMMMLFLSGVFFDIGRLPTSVQSYFWLNPMATLIAMYRKLLLDGVAPDFKQLFWIVLFSLMVLALSLMLLRRFDRVYPKIIL
- a CDS encoding GDP-L-fucose synthase family protein, which encodes MEKDAVIYIAGHRGLAGSALVRQLEAQGYTDLLTRTHAELDLTCQADTESFFQAHRPAYVFMAAAKVGGILANNTFPAEFIYQNLAIQTNIIHAAYRAGVRRLLFLGSSCIYPRECPQPMKEGHLLTGPLEPTNEPYAVAKIAGIKMCQSYNRQYNTRFVAVMPTNLYGPNDNFDLETSHVLPALIRKFHEAKKSGAKDVVVWGTGKPRREFLHVDDLAHAGLFIMNLPDADFDRLAGGSGAPLINIGTGKDISIAELAGLIKEITGFEGDIRFDATKPDGTFQKLLDVSRMTALGWQAKTDLRTGIQSTYQWCLDHHVF
- a CDS encoding winged helix-turn-helix transcriptional regulator gives rise to the protein MDKIDLRTLQILEEIGQDGQLSQRRLADRLGISLGLVNSFVKRLANKGYFKIINTPPNRFVYVLTPKGFAEKARLSYKYITYSYRFYRNARHQLRELFIELTGAGVGSVVFAGISDFAEIAYLSLQEVPVTLAGVVDDADGRHLFFGHVVRPVHEIAGFSYDRVLITDIEHHERLQTLLEQMGIARSRIRVP
- a CDS encoding ABC transporter ATP-binding protein; the encoded protein is MKRQTPATEDKILSLENIGLYYSRRQGILKRSRFWALKDVSFDLYTGETLGVIGRNGVGKSTLLRVLAGIVAPDTGRVVVHRPGLRISLISIGAGFVGHLSGRENAILSGMMLGAKKEEILSRMDQIMAFADLGSFFDEPVNTYSTGMRARLGFSAAYYLDPDVILLDEVLGVGDEAFRIKSTDAMKERIKSEKTVVLVSHTVPLIRELCDRLVWIEGGKTMAHGDVADVLDAYLSGAGQGRPPSK
- a CDS encoding sulfotransferase, giving the protein MKRFFLMTRGRTGSTAIVDELNNLKGVFAEQEIFRKGDFRDALKEPFMQDFQFQFAIPFDLWKLWKTQGSWWRQTWKCMFDNRQMAGDYLRELEEIMARRKDASAFGFKALSHHFSQKPFLKKVLIDQGYRAIYLTRNIPRQVISGMIAKQRGVYNQKDYKDDGRYRIDLDEFERSVVYGIRGVQKDLTFLRRRRFDFIEVSYEDFTTDREAFFARVLEFLDIAFEVPRASDYSVMIKDLRHTVENYDAILKRASAMGLEIA
- a CDS encoding acyltransferase; its protein translation is MMGRENIHPTALVDPCAKIADKVKIGPFSIVHANVVLEEGCDIGAYCELGVKTALGDGSPLLVGKNALIRSHSVFYESSCFAEGLTTGHRVTVREKTIAGKNLQIGTLSDIQGDCVIGDYVRFHSNVHIGKGACIGNFVWIFPYVVLTNDPHPPSSVLKGVTVEDFAVIATMTVVLPGVNIGKGALIAAHALLKTDAEPGMLYMGVPAKKICNASQIKLQDGTERPAYPWISHFSRGYPDTVVKDWKKNE
- a CDS encoding glycosyltransferase family 61 protein, producing the protein MGRFYTKHFKRYAFIRWLASWLWRNLYPVYLNFIAGLSIYFRNRKAMRRRRLITLTEYAAAQHLQKVKLADAGLVKTPAPAVYPAGDRDCLQSPHEEYIFPEVFVASIKNGMVYGGTNLILLEDQVICHDLYDFKRDYTSEEMHGRTVIDPAGRRIRWILHDETPEQIPMAAAFVDACAPNYAHWMTEVLPRIALFCNEPRFNRIPIVVNDGLHENIMESLFFVAGPEREIITLPIGRALAIDTLYLTSVAGYVPFERRTTKLSGHSHGRFSPRAFELLRERMAVLDPKTGNRDWPEKIVLHRNSGYRKVVNIDEIESELVGRGYAVVQPEKLTFLQQVHLFSHVKHIVGSSGSALANMMFAPKDAKIIILLNKHPDTSYWYWQNMACTCGNRIHYVLGKSRDIGNNGIHADFEIRMDHLIASIEGES